The genomic interval AGCTGAAGAAGCTCCTGGGTTAGGGGAAATTCCCAATAAGCTCCGTTCAGATTCTAGTCCAGTCAATTGGGAACCTTGCCTCCCCCACTGCATTCGATTTTCAAACCGTTTTGTTTAGACAATACCCCATaagcacaagcacacacacaaaagcaCATACATACGAGTAAAGTATACGTAAtcgtaaataaaataaatgttatgAGATCTCCATGTGTGTCCAAAAAGGAGCTAATGACTGGCAGCGGGTCGGGTTTTTGTTCGCCTAGATCTGAATGGGAAACCCGTTTCGGATCGTTTCTGGGTAGAGAGAGTGTGAAAAGCGAACGGAATCTTCCTTACATGCGTATAGATATTGGCCAATCGCTGTCCTACATAAATGAATCAATTGAGTCCAATGATGTGCTAATACAAGGTGCCAACTGTGAGATTAATGATCATGCCTGCTTTCATTAATGGGCAAGATTAGTTAACTTGATATGCCAGTAATATTATAGCTTaactaaatataaaatattaaatatttttaagtatcAGAATTATGTACAAGTAAATCGTTAAGAAAACTCATCACATATTGACGTGACAGCTGGTCACGAAAAATCGGACATTATTGACATCAAGCTTTTCTAATAATATTCGTCACCAATATGGAGTTTCATTTCAACTTACCATAATTTGTAATAATCAGGTTCATTAGAAGCATTGGCCAAATAGAGGCGATTTTATTGTTGtcgttaaaaaataaaagtaattgGAAGTGAAGGTTGAGCCCCTtcaaacaaaagacttaagaAGCGAACTTGAACCTTGCTAAATTccataaaaatgaaaacgtACAAGTTTCGTTACCAAATACTTTCTTTAATTTcactcttttttttcttcttaAGAACCTAAACACATGTAGTTAAACTATAAATCCATAAATGTGAGGTTGTGGTGTCTAGCCCAGGAACAGCAGCTTCTTGAGCAGCTTCAGCTTAAGCAGGAAAGATTGGTCGTCGGATGGGTTGACGGACTCACTGCCAGGACCTTCGAAGCCCTCGGGAATGGCCTCCTCGCGGGGAGCAGCACTGGTGACCATGAAGCACACGGCAAGGCAAAGGAAGACGCTCTGTAAAGGAAGGGGTCAGTAAGGTTCCTTGGTATTCCATGTCGATTTTTAGTGACGCACCAGGAGCAAGAACTTCATGTTGTATGTGGCTGCGGTTGGGCTGGATGTAAGTAATCGATCGATGGATTCGCACTGCGCGTTGACAGACCTGCTTGCACTGATCACCAGACCCCGCCGACCCGTCTATTTATATGCCTGTTCAGTTGAGAGTGAGTTGCTCGGCCGGCAGACCGCTCGTCTTTCATAGAAACTAAAACAACGCGGAGCGTCAACCAAAGATTCACTGACTCACGAGTCGGAGGGCGGGGTGGTAAATCAATCTGTTTGGACTATTAAAAGTGATTTTAGTCCAACACGCATGTGATAACAAAAGCCAGGTTCCCTTTTTCGTAGACTACCTTATTGTGGTGCCATTGTTGGAGTTGCGACGCCTTATGTTTGGGCAATTTGTTGACTTGCGGTTTCTCCGGCTTCGCTTCTTTTTGCTAATCGGTGTTTCCTTGGTTCTGGGTTCTATTTGAGTTGGCCATTAGCTGCGAGCGGATTCTCTgctaaatattaattagcgacTTGACATTGGCCTTAACGTTCAGATCAGCCATTAGCTTTTCGTTCACACCTCCATAATAGGCTAAAGTAGCTGAATTATCCGAAAATAGTTATCTTTTTAAGTGTGTATGCTGGCATACGTTGAATTACCCATTGCGCAAAGTTGATAAGATTTTGAGATTTAAAAATTAAGCAGGCGGTTTGAAAATGCCGACCTGCCAACTTTTCAAAATTACCTGCATTGAGTAAATTAAAAGTCGAATGTAGAGCTAGAccatatgtaaatattttatccaAGCTAAAATCTTTACGATCAAagtatttttgttattttcattcttataattaaatgttttttacaatttaatttaaatttgttatcCATAACTATCAAGCAAGATTTacaaaaaaagaggaaaatttaaaaaatagcGCCATCACCATCTACACCGATTGCAAGAGAACGAAAAATCGATTGGCCTCGTCATCTACATTAGTCACTGCATTAATCGATTATAGTTCTTTTATGAAGTACAAAAAAATACCAACATATATCGAAATTCGATAGCATCGATACTGGaacaacacaaaaaataaaaaaaaggacaCAAATTAGTCAAATTACAAAATTATCAGTTATCAAATTACGGACAATAACAAACTCAAAATTAGCAAAATTTCCATCGCACGCCCACACGAAGAGAACAAACGGATACGATGACGGGATCGTTCAGTGTGAAGCTCAAGTCCAAAAAAGGTCAATTCATTGTCAACGACCTGAACGAGCATACGACGCTGGGGGAGCTGAAAACGAAAATAGTCCAGGCCACCGACATCCAAGCGACGCAGCTGCACGTCCTAGTAGGCTATCCGCCCAAGCCACTGGAT from Drosophila mauritiana strain mau12 chromosome 3L, ASM438214v1, whole genome shotgun sequence carries:
- the LOC117139249 gene encoding uncharacterized protein LOC117139249, with protein sequence MKFLLLSVFLCLAVCFMVTSAAPREEAIPEGFEGPGSESVNPSDDQSFLLKLKLLKKLLFLG